A region of Plantactinospora sp. BC1 DNA encodes the following proteins:
- a CDS encoding GNAT family N-acetyltransferase translates to MGTAGLRLTLRQCRPEDVAVLERHFPTGRNRYHEARYQRQRAGSSTFLIACLDAVPVGSGEVMWQGAKDPDVRDRFPGCPEINGLAVLAERRSQGVGSAIIRAAEHLAARRGRHRIGMGVEEQNVRAARLYLRLGYRDTGCRYLDRYPYVDDHGVRHEIADACRFLVKTISALPG, encoded by the coding sequence GTGGGTACGGCAGGGCTGCGGCTGACGCTCAGGCAGTGCCGACCGGAGGATGTCGCCGTGCTGGAGCGGCACTTCCCCACCGGGCGGAACCGCTACCACGAGGCCCGCTACCAGCGGCAGCGTGCGGGCTCCAGCACGTTCCTGATCGCCTGCCTCGATGCCGTTCCGGTCGGTTCCGGCGAGGTCATGTGGCAGGGGGCGAAGGATCCGGACGTCCGTGACCGGTTCCCCGGCTGCCCGGAGATCAACGGCTTGGCCGTCCTTGCCGAGCGGCGGTCGCAGGGCGTCGGGTCGGCGATCATCCGTGCGGCCGAACACCTTGCGGCGCGCCGCGGCCGGCACCGGATCGGGATGGGCGTCGAGGAGCAGAACGTCCGCGCCGCCCGGCTCTATCTCCGGCTCGGGTACCGCGATACCGGCTGCCGCTACCTGGACCGCTACCCGTACGTGGACGACCACGGTGTCCGGCACGAGATCGCGGACGCCTGCCGGTTCCTCGTCAAGACGATCTCCGCTCTCCCCGGATGA
- a CDS encoding macro domain-containing protein, with translation MLPTKDLKCFPSASHEPGWLAALGPGRLFVNGEQAMLPPRVVRILLRLAVAAGKALPVERIYRDVWNLPGAPVDRVARNQVQKCVNLLRTVAGGDSESFISTENAAPTSSYRLVLPPERIDFLLFEHLVDQARSADAVAATPLIEAALGLWQGMPLAEVADLPFAQQPIRRLADLRQAAEHDLVGLYRDVGRPESALAFGTACLQERPDDTVLRSILSGIKQQLRPRRRGLIHRIISDSPPVSISVVSGDLFDHHDAHLVVGFTDTFDTNTHENVVISNESVQAQAMRRLFDGDRALLDRRLRAALRHVPEAGREKRTAKPRGRLIRYPIGTVAVLRQQDRQVFALAYSRMGNDLIARSTLDDVRTSLSALWHTVYQEGQLRPVAMPLIGSALARVHGVSPTRLLTLIIESFVASTLDRTVARELRIVLRPVDLAHVDFEEVARYLHKVEVPGS, from the coding sequence ATGCTTCCCACGAAAGATCTCAAGTGCTTCCCAAGCGCTTCCCACGAGCCGGGTTGGCTGGCCGCCCTCGGCCCAGGCCGCCTCTTCGTCAACGGCGAACAGGCCATGCTCCCGCCACGCGTTGTACGCATCCTGCTCCGGCTCGCCGTCGCGGCGGGCAAGGCGCTCCCCGTCGAGCGGATCTATCGCGACGTATGGAACCTGCCGGGCGCGCCGGTTGATCGTGTAGCACGAAATCAAGTACAGAAGTGTGTCAATCTGCTACGTACGGTAGCAGGGGGCGACAGCGAGTCGTTCATAAGCACGGAGAACGCCGCGCCCACCTCCAGCTACCGGCTCGTGTTGCCGCCCGAGCGGATCGACTTCCTACTTTTCGAGCACCTAGTGGACCAGGCCCGGTCCGCCGACGCGGTCGCCGCGACACCCCTGATCGAGGCAGCGCTGGGTCTCTGGCAAGGCATGCCGTTGGCCGAGGTCGCGGACCTGCCGTTCGCCCAGCAACCGATCCGACGGCTGGCGGACCTTCGGCAGGCGGCCGAACACGATCTCGTCGGCCTCTACCGGGACGTCGGCAGACCCGAGAGCGCGCTCGCCTTCGGCACGGCCTGCCTACAGGAGCGTCCAGACGACACCGTGCTTCGTTCGATCCTCTCCGGGATCAAGCAGCAATTGCGACCACGACGGCGTGGACTGATCCACCGGATCATCAGTGACAGCCCACCGGTCAGCATCAGCGTGGTGTCGGGGGACCTCTTCGACCACCACGATGCCCACCTGGTTGTCGGCTTCACCGATACGTTCGACACAAACACTCACGAGAACGTCGTCATCAGCAATGAGTCCGTCCAGGCACAGGCAATGCGACGGCTCTTCGATGGCGACCGCGCCCTGCTCGACCGTCGTCTGCGTGCCGCCCTGCGCCACGTCCCGGAGGCCGGCCGTGAGAAACGGACCGCGAAACCCAGAGGACGCCTGATCCGGTATCCGATAGGCACCGTCGCCGTGCTACGCCAGCAGGATCGACAGGTATTCGCCCTCGCATATAGCAGGATGGGCAACGATCTGATCGCGCGGTCCACGCTGGACGACGTAAGGACAAGCCTCAGCGCGCTGTGGCACACGGTGTACCAGGAGGGACAGCTTCGACCGGTGGCGATGCCGTTGATCGGCTCGGCCCTCGCCCGCGTCCACGGAGTCTCGCCGACCCGCCTGCTCACGCTGATCATAGAGTCCTTCGTCGCTAGTACACTCGACCGGACGGTGGCCCGAGAGCTGAGAATCGTTCTCCGTCCGGTCGATCTGGCGCACGTCGATTTCGAAGAGGTGGCCAGATACCTGCACAAGGTCGAGGTTCCCGGGAGCTGA